The DNA sequence TAAACGCttgctttttcccccttttaccaattttaaaataaatatttagttcCTTAGGTGATATAAGTGTGAATGAtgagagatttttattttactttttagtatTACTATAAGTGAATTCATGGACCTGTGGATATTAGATGTGTTTCAATCCATTagtcattattcttttttaagtcCAAGTTGTTCCATCTTTGGTCAAAGGGTCCCCCTTCATCCTTGCTCTTGGGTTCTTTTCACATAACTTCAGTAGTATTTGATGGCTaccttgctttctgtcattataaAACACCTCAAGCTCATCTTATAATCCTTGCCCCAGTTCTAACATCAGTCATTTCCTCAAGGAATCCTGGCTACTCTTAGTGGACAATGGCCTTTAAATTGTGAATCTGGACACAAGAGCTGCTCATAACCGTTGGATTATCATTACTTATTGACCTTTTCAGTGAACACagttagtatatatttattttattgaataagaaaaattaatgatTAATCACACTACCACTGCCGATTCAAATATTCGCTTATGAAATTTACACctaacttcattgatttcatACTTGCATATCTTTATCTTTCACCAAAGATCTGGTTTCTAACAACATTGACTTCTTTGCTACTTTATATGcacaaaatatgtaaaatatacatgCAACAGCATCTAAATAACAATACCAGTATTATTACTAACAACTACTGTTACTGAATGCAGCTTGGTTtttctgccattctcttctgttcttaggCTATATCACACTAAGGATATACAGCCAAAATCATCAGTTTTAAAGTCAGTTTCTTATTTTTCCATGTGTTATGCCAGTAACTTGAAATATACTTTCATTCATGGCGTTTTTTTCCTTTGTAGgaagtgctttgccattttcttttaaaaataattacatatttacAAGATCCCAAAGTCAAAACTGAGTATAAGACCTGAGTAGATCAAAAGAAGTCTAGCTTCCACACCCATGGTTTTCACCTTGTTCTTTTAAGTAgcccttttaaaaattagtgtgCAATTTCTTCTTCTattgctgcttttaaaaaatgtgagcaaatgcaccacatcttttttaGGAAATAGGCAACATATACGTGAtgcatgcttttgttttttgaccGAACTGCACAGcgtgtggaattttagttcccccaCCCAGAATGGAACCCACTCCCTCTGCGTTGGGCATgcagtcttaaccaatggaccccagggaagtccctcagccttgatttttttcacttaacaatatATCCTAGGGTTCTGTGGCCTCCACAGAGATGGTCTTCATTCCTTTGTTCAGCTGCACAGACCTGCATTGTGTGGGTGTAAGGTGCTTTATTCAGCCAGTCCTCTGTGGATGGACTTGTGGGTTCAACAAACATTCATTGCATGACTAaattgtgccaggcactggagatAAAGCCATGGTCTCTGGCTTCCGGAAACTCAGTTTGCAGAGAGGGTGAGCTCTTGCAATGCAAGTACTTTCCTCATAAGGAATTAACTTGGATCCACTTAGCACAAGGGGAATGTGGAACAGAGCAGACAGGGTCTAGCAAAGGAGGGGTACAATAATGGTCTGTGGATTGCCATCTTGCTCCCATAGGGGCCAATATCTGATATGGGAAAATCCCCTTGGGAGGACTTTTTAATCAATGTTGGATATTGCTAAGAAAACCATCAGTGCCACCAATTGGTCAGAGAAAAGAAGGTCGGTTGAATGGGAGAGCACAAGGGTCCTAACCATAAAATTCCcctaaaaggaggaaataaaagttAATACAGAAGCTGTGGTTTAACAATAAGAACTGACACCTGTATTAAATTTACAAGAGACTAGGGATTGCTCTGAGCCGCGTACATTTAACTTCTTTATTTCTCATAACATTCCTAAGAAGTAGGCAGTATTACAACCCACAGAGAAGTTACTGAAATTTTGGCCAAGGTAGGGGGTGAcggttgggggaggagggggttgGAAGCAGGAAAGAATTGCAGACAAGATCTACAGATAGGGTGTttggtgtttttgaactgcggtgttggagaagactctggagagtcccttagactgcaaaaagattaaaccagtccatcctaaaggaaatcaatcctgagtattcattgaaagaactgatgctgaagctccaatactttggccacctgatgcgaagaacggactcactgtaaaagaccctgatgctgggaaagactgaaggcgggaagagaaggcgAGAACAGGGTTGGCATGGTTGCATGTCCTCACCTGCtggatgcacgtgagtttgagcaagctctgggagttggtgatggacagatacctggcgtgctgcagtccatgcggtagcAGAGCCAGTCGAGACGGAGCGATGGCATGACAAGTAGTGCCCTGTCCATGGAGGAATGAAAGTCCTTCAAGTTTCCCCTCACCCTAATCACGCTCTGGGGACCGGCACCTGCTCTTGACACCGCCCCACGCCCCAAGATCTGCCTCAGGGCGGCCTAGGGGCTCAGAAcccagaggaatccgagagaccggAGGCGACCTGATGGGCACACCGCGGAGACTAAGCCGGCCCTCGGGGCTGCGTGGGTTTGCGCAGCGACCCAAGGCCTCCCTCTAGAGGCGGCCCAGGAGGCTCTCCGACGCGCCCCCGCCCCCGGGTGTCCGCCGCGCGTTTCTCCGCGCGCGCTCCCGCCCACGCCTGGGCACAAACGGAGTGTGCTTCCCCGGATTCCTACTGCACGATGTAAGTCACGGGAAATCACCCGGCAAATTCCCAGACCAGCCCCTGAGAAACGCGGGAATCGACTTTCACGCCGGGAACCCACTGCATCAGTGGCCGGCGCTTTTCCGGCAACTTCGGCTGGCGGCCCCGCCCCGACAGTCGCGGGGACACAGGCGGGCAAGCGCCTGACGCCCTACTCTCGCAACTCTTCAACGTTCCCTGCGGGTGAGTTTCCCCAGAGAACTGCGACTACGCGCGCTAAATGTCTCTCAAAAGTTGACGTCAAACCAGAATAAAAACAACAGTGCGCGTACTAAATATCTAAAAAAGCATCAACCACAAAGACACAACTAGTTTATAAGGCTTTCTTGTAATTATAAATGATCCTCTTAGTTCACGTCAGACGGGTAATGTGCCGGTGTCGTAACAAGGTTTAGCGGGGAGGCACATGTCACGCAGCAGCGTGAACACCCAATCATCACGCTCATGAACTACAAAAGGATCGGCTTCATTAGTTGATTAAAGCGCTCCAGGGACGGGCCCACTAACTTTTCACGAAGGATGACAGATGTaggattatttatttatacttgcaTATAAAATCCTGTACATTTTATCACCGTCACCGACATTCCgtgttatttcttttgtttctaccAGTAGGcgggaacagaaagaaaagatctaGGGGGGGGTTAATTCCCCATGCAAAATCCTCCTCACGGCTCCACCCTTTTTGACCCTGGGACGCCATTGCTTTACGATCGTCGGTCGTGAAATGACGGAGCGTTGCTGCGGTAATGGCGGAAGCTAGACTTCTGCTTTGCGGCAATGATGTTGGCTGAGTCGGATCCTGACACGCCCAGGCGCGCCGGAAGGGCTTCAGGTAACGGTGGCCGTGTGAATATCGTGCGTATAGGGtttatttcttaaactttttttttttttaagtcttcagaAAGGCAAGAGTAACTTCCCTTTTCCATTTTGGGAATCAGACTCTGTTACTTCCAGAGAGACCTCTTCCCCTCATCTTTTCCTTTATGTCTTTACTCTTCTGCACGTTAGACCGTCTCTCCCCGCGGTCCTCCTAGACGTCTCAccgttttgattttttttttttttctgtgcttttcGAGAATCCTAGCCCCCGAGGTGATCTTTCCTCCCGCTCTGTAGCGGATCCCCGGCCGCCTCCGTCCGCGTTCTCTGTCTGAGGGATGGAGCCTCACGGCCCTCGGGAATCCCCACCTTGGGAGGGTTCTTCCTTGCCCGGAGTATGGCCTTCCTCCGCCCTCGGGCAGGCCTTCTCCCAGATCTTGCACCAGTTTGCCGGCCAGGAATCCCGACGGGGCAAGGCCAGAAGTGCAGCTCTTGAGGACCTCGCTGCTCTGCTCGAAGCTAAAGAATGTGATCGGTTATTTGAGGGGAGTGACGCCTCGCTCCGTGGAATGCCCGAAATGCTGGGGCAGGTGGCAAAAGCCCTAGGGAAGTATGCAGCCCCTGCAGAGGAGCCGGAAGGGAGAGGTGACCGCCACTCCGAAGTGGCGGAGAAAGCGGCGGCAGTTGCGTTACTGTTTCTTCAGCTCTTGAGGAAGGTCGAGGCCGCCAAGAATTCCTTGGTTTGCCCTGCGTGGAAGACAAGCCTCCGTCCCTTGGCAGGACCCATCTATGTTTTTGCGGTCACACACAGCTTGGAGCAACCGTGGACCAGCCCAAGATCTCAAGAGGTCGCTGGACAGGTGCTCGCCTTATTGCTTCAGGTCACTGAATGTAGTTCTGTGGCTGGATTCCTCCACGGAGAAAATGAAGACGAGAAAGGGAGATTTACTGTGATCATGGGGCTTCTCAAACCCGATTTGAATAAGTGAGTACTCTTGCCAATAAATGCCATCAACTTGAGTATCAGCCTAATATTTTAGAAGGCTGGAGCTCAAAGGAGTCTTGTTTTTTCATCACTAAGATGAGGTAGTTTAATAGCAGGTCTCTTAAGGCCCAGAAAGATTGTGATTTGCTATAAATGACATTAAGTAGGTAGTGGCAAATTCGAcgttagaacccaggtcttcggACTCGATTTTCCAGTCCTGACAACTGCCCAGCAATTGGAAGTTCTGTCCCATTTATTTAGAGTTAACTTTCTTTAGTTAGGTGGGGTTAGGGAGTTGGAGATTTAAAGGTAAGGTTTAAATTTAAACTGAGGGGTATTGAAACTCATCGCTGTTTATTAGATGTAGTAGTGatgtttggtggctcagtggtaaagaatccgcctgccaatgcaggagacgcagaagacacaggttcgatccctgggtgggaaagatctcctggagaaggaaatgtcagcccactcctgtattcttgcctaggaagtcccatggacagaggagcctggcgggccacagtccgtggggttgcagagtcggacacaacaactaaacaacaacaatggagtTAAAAGACAGTTTTGAGGCAGTCTAGTGCTGGTTTTTATTGCTTTGGAATAGGACCAGTTTCATTGTTTGTAATATAAAGATAACATTACCTGTTACACTGTGTTTGAAGATTGGTTGAGTAATGTATTACTTTATAAGTTATAAATTGCTGTTTGAATGTTGAATCATTTGCTCCcttatagtaataataatgttaCCGAAGGCATTTTCTGTCCACCTCTCTCCCTTCTGAAGACTTTCTCACTGTAACCACCATCACCACAGATTCTTTACATAGCTGTGGCTGTAACTGGCTCCTTCTCCTTCGATATGCTTTAGGCCCAGAGCCCTGGGTAATAAATGTATTTAGTGTAAGTTCTGTAAGTTACTTTGATCTAAATCTTAAAAATGTATGTTATAACATCAAGAGTTACCTTATGTGGGACATTTTTTTTCCAAGTCCAAGAAAATACATTGAGCTTCACCGGGACACCATGTCACTTAATGTGGTTTCACATTTCCATTTAGGGACTCCTGGAAGAATAACCCAGCCACCAAATACGTTTTCTCATGGACTCTGCAAAAGGTCACTCGACCCTGGCTGAGCCAACATCTGGAAAGAATACTTCCTCCATCATTGCTCATCTCAGATGACTATCAGACTGAAAACAAAATCCTGGGTGTCCATTGCCTCCATCACATTGTGCTTAACGTGGTGAGTGACCTCCGCTCTCTGGCGTGTGTATTGACGGCACAGACTGAGTCTTCTTGGCCATTCCTCATTCACGATGTCACCATTTTATTGTTGCTTGTATTTATATCTTTCATTCACTATTAATGCTGTTATGTGACTCAGttcaataatttatatttttgcctatattttcctctaccaACCTAGTAACTtgtgaggtgaagtgaaagtctgtcagttgtgtccaactctttgtgacccccatataccatagcctggcaggctcctctgtccacgggatttcccaggcaagaatacaagtaGCTTGTATCTCAGAGGTGATATATATAGGAAACATAGACCATTGTCAGACTGAAGAACCAGACTTTGACTAATTAACAACTGACTTTCAAGGAACAAAAAATTGAGAAGCTGAAAGGGATTATACCCAAATGTGTAACCTATTACTCAAGGaaacttttttcttctgtgtattatggAGCTTTTGAAATATACACAGAAATAGAGTAGTGTAATGAATCCTATGTACCATGTTCAGTCTCAAAATTTATCAACATTTTGCCAGCCTTGGGAAGCTTTAATTGGGTAATTTGTCTGATTGCAGCCAGCTGCTGATTTGCTGCAGTACAACAGGGCTCAGGTCCTCTACCACGCCCTTTTCAACCACCTGTACGCACGGGAACACCACCTCATTCAGGTAATTGTAAGATTTGCTCATAACGCTAAGTCTGAGCCTTCAAATTTGAGTAGAAGGTGGCATTATGTGAATAAGAATAGTTGgtagcatttttctctttttggaaagTGGGGATGATAACTGAGAGCCACTAACAAGTTGAAAATACGGGGATAgctggacttgcctggtggtacagtggtcaggagtctgcctgccaatggaggggacacaggttcgattcctggcccaggaagatcccacatgctgcagagcacctaagcccctgtgccacagtctctgagcctgcgctctagagcccttgggctgcaactactgaagtcagTATACCTGGAGCCcgcgctccgcaacaagagaatgCAACCTGATTGAAAAGTGAGTTtattgcaatgaagagtagccttggcagtctgcaactagagaaagcccttgagcagcaacaaaggtccagcacaggcaaaaatacatacattttaaaaaagaaaatggggaTAGCAAATAGCTAGTGAAAATGGCTCAGTACCAAAGAGGCATCCATGTTTCTGAGCCTGCACAGAAAAGCCAGTGTTTTGTCTTCATCTGGGTCAATTATATATCACTTGGGGGCAGTTTTATGTCTGAAAAAgttctggttttaaaaaagattttttttttggtagtctcTCACCTATTTATGAACAAGAGAGAGACGGGTTCTTttcctccctctgccctctgcttccttttttttctttttagcctcATGGCTTTTAGGATCTTTGTTCCCCCCACCAGGGCTTAAACCCTGGCCCCAgcaatggaagtgcagaatcctaaccactggaccaccagggaactctcgagtaagttctatttttattaagtGTCCTTCCTTCTGGGCTGCTTTTATATCAGTACAGACATGGGGAACTCTTTGTAAGTTGGGTGTCATTTGCTGTTTCATCCAGTAGACACTGAGTACCTATTGTGTGCCAGTAACCATTGTAGGTTCCAAGATTGAACGAGTCAGGCAAGGTTTCTGGCTTTAAGAAATCCTTTGCAGAcacatttatgtaaatatatacactgTAAATATAAACGCAGTAGAGAGTAATCAAGGTCTGTATAAAATGCAGTAGGTGTTTAGCGATAGGCAGCTAACGAGGTTTGGTGGTATTGGGGTGTTTTAAGAGGATCTGGTAAGGAGGTGATATTTGCTTATAAAGAATGAGTTAGAATTTCTGGGGGATATTGTGTGGGGAGAGGTGCCGAGACCATTCTGAAGTCAAGAAACAAGTTACGTAAAATTAGAGTTAGAAATAACCTTGTTTCTTATTTTAGGCCAGATAGTCTCCCTCCTCCTACCTCAGCCTgcccctttctttttaaaatattgttttaggTTTTGAGAATCTAGACTATCCTAAAAGCCAGGAAGGTtagggctcttggaatggtggttaaaaagtaagagaaaaagcaaagatcCTGGGAGAGCTAAAAGGGATTGCATGGATACTGAAACTTCAGATAGGTTGGTCAAAACTGGATACAAATAGAGTCATCTTAGATTCTGTTTGGGAGAGGTCTTATAGTAGATATTATACTTGTAAATATCAACTTAGGTATTTAGTGACAATAGACTGAGACTCCTAAATTCTGGATTAAAGTCTTAGCTCtgctccattttatagattagcAAAGAACAGTCCTAGGAGATGTTAACTTGAGACTGTCTGATGGAaataaagaatgtttaaaaagtttgaaaatataaagTACTACATTATACTTAATGTATTATTACTAGCATCTTTTAGAATTCTGACATGGACACTGAGGATGGTAGATGAGTGGAAGCTGCAAGAGAAATCATTGAGTGTTATGACTACCAACTGGTGAACTAcagctcctttctcttccttcctcctagGCTGTGCTCCTGTGTCTGCTGGATTTATTCCCCATCCTGGAGAAAGCCCTGCACTGGAAGGGAGATGGGGCCCGACCCACCACACAGTGTGATGAGGTCCTGCAGTTGATCCTGACGCACATGGAGCCCGAGCACCGCCTTCTCTTACGTAGGACTTACGCGAGAAACCTACCAGCTTTTGTGAAAAGGTGAGTCCCTGAGCAGCTGGGTCTGGCCATTCTCAACTTCACTCTTCATCACATCTTCTCTGTTGTCGTTAGGTTGGGGATCTTAACTGCCCGGCACTTGAAAAGGCTGGAGCGAGTCATCATTGGTTACTTGGAGGTATATGATGGACCCGAGGAGGAGGCCAGATTGAAGATACTGGAAACCCTAAAACTTGTCCTGCAGTATACTTGGCCCAGGTATGACAGCCAGCAGTCAGGTGTGCTAAGGGGCAAAACTCCACCCATACTCCCTGCAGAACTTGCCCAGATGTATGTCCAGTACAAAGTATTAAGGACATGCTGTACAGATGAATACCTCCCATTTTCTATACCAGTTGGACTTTAAACTGTGAGAGTGGCATTGACAAGATATACACTCAGTTCCTTCAGGTGGACATCTCTATTTACAAGGCCTGTTCGCAGTGCTACAGTAGACATACTTAACTTTGTTCACCCTTTGGTTTCTTAAGCCTAATTAAGAACAGAGCACTTCCAGCACATCACTGGACATGTGTGATCAGAATGCTGATTTGGGATACATTTGCTTAGCATTCCAACTCTGGCTCAAAGGAGGTATCATGAACAGCAAGCTGGAACCCAAACATTTGAGTCTGCAAAAGGCTGTCTTGCAGGAAacgttcagttgcttagtcatgtctgactctttacgaccccatggactgaagcacgccaggcttccctgtcgtttactatctcccatagtttgctcaaactcttgtctgttgaatcagtgatactatctaaccgtctcatttTCTGCCACCCAATgctccttttaccttcagtcttccccagtatctgggctttttccagtgagtctgaaTGAGATAACAAGACTTAACTGGGCACGAGTCCCAGTACCTTAGCAACACGTATGTGTCTGTTCTGAACTGTATTCTCTCATCTCCTTATAATGTACCCCAGAATCACATTTGTACCCAGGTtgcatttatttacttactgtctctctcctctgctgAACTCTAAGCTCCAGGAAGATGGAAGATCACTCTAGTATACCGAGAACTCCAAGATTTACTCAGAACCTGGTATTGtttactgtttagtcactaagtcatgtctgactcttttgcagccccatggacccctgccaggcttctctgtccatgggattttctaggcaggaatactggagtgggttgccatttcctcctccagaggatcttcccaacccagggaatcctcctgagccagggattgaacccaaggctcctgcattgacaggtggattctttactactgagccaccagggaaagcccagtACCAAGTACATGGATATTTCAGAAGTGACtggaat is a window from the Capra hircus breed San Clemente chromosome 27, ASM170441v1, whole genome shotgun sequence genome containing:
- the TTI2 gene encoding TELO2-interacting protein 2; this translates as MEPHGPRESPPWEGSSLPGVWPSSALGQAFSQILHQFAGQESRRGKARSAALEDLAALLEAKECDRLFEGSDASLRGMPEMLGQVAKALGKYAAPAEEPEGRGDRHSEVAEKAAAVALLFLQLLRKVEAAKNSLVCPAWKTSLRPLAGPIYVFAVTHSLEQPWTSPRSQEVAGQVLALLLQVTECSSVAGFLHGENEDEKGRFTVIMGLLKPDLNKDSWKNNPATKYVFSWTLQKVTRPWLSQHLERILPPSLLISDDYQTENKILGVHCLHHIVLNVPAADLLQYNRAQVLYHALFNHLYAREHHLIQAVLLCLLDLFPILEKALHWKGDGARPTTQCDEVLQLILTHMEPEHRLLLRRTYARNLPAFVKRLGILTARHLKRLERVIIGYLEVYDGPEEEARLKILETLKLVLQYTWPRVSCRLVVLLKALLKLICDVARDSSLTPESVKSALLEEATNCLILLDRCASGRVKGLLAKIPHSCEDSQVGNCIRRVQQLSEGAPCDAT